One window of the Camelina sativa cultivar DH55 chromosome 1, Cs, whole genome shotgun sequence genome contains the following:
- the LOC104793919 gene encoding fasciclin-like arabinogalactan protein 7 gives MAKMQFSIFIAVVALMVCSASAKTLSPPAPMLPPTPAPAPAPENVNLTALLSVAGPFHTFLDYLLSTGVIETLQNQANNTEEGVTIFVPKDDAFKAQKNPPLSNLTKDQLKQLLLFHALPHYYSLSEFKNLSQSGPVNTFAGGQYSLKFTDVSGTVRIDSLWTRTKVSSSVFSTDPVAVYQVNRVLLPEAIFGTDVPPMPAPAPAPVVSAPSDSPSAADSEGANASSPTSSHKNSGQKMALAPIAMVVSGLVALLL, from the coding sequence ATGGCAAAGATGCAATTCTCAATCTTTATCGCTGTCGTCGCGCTTATGGTTTGCTCTGCATCTGCTAAAACCTTAAGCCCTCCAGCTCCAATGCTGCCACCAACACCAGCTCCAGCACCAGCCCCGGAAAATGTGAATCTCACCGCGCTCTTAAGCGTAGCTGGTCCTTTCCACACGTTCCTTGACTACCTTCTCTCAACTGGAGTCATTGAGACCCTCCAAAACCAAGCTAACAACACCGAGGAAGGAGTTACGATCTTTGTCCCCAAGGATGATGCTTTCAAGGCTCAGAAGAATCCTCCTTTGTCCAATCTCACAAAGGATCAGCTCAAAcagcttcttctcttccacgCTCTGCCTCATTACTACTCCCTTTCCGAATTCAAGAACTTGAGCCAGTCTGGTCCAGTGAATACCTTTGCTGGTGGCCAATACTCGTTGAAATTCACAGATGTTTCAGGCACGGTTAGAATTGATTCTCTATGGACCAGGACTAAAGTCAGCAGCAGTGTTTTCTCCACTGACCCTGTGGCTGTTTACCAAGTGAACCGTGTGCTTCTACCCGAAGCAATCTTTGGTACTGATGTCCCTCCAATGCCGGCTCCAGCTCCTGCTCCTGTCGTCAGTGCTCCTTCTGATTCGCCTTCCGCTGCTGACTCTGAAGGAGCCAATGCTTCTTCACCAACGTCCTCGCACAAGAACTCCGGACAGAAGATGGCTCTTGCTCCAATCGCCATGGTTGTTTCCGGTTTGGTGGCATTGTTACTGTGA
- the LOC104698674 gene encoding uncharacterized protein LOC104698674 gives MASHFFTPSPTPTTTGDAVYVATVPLKASPGPPQLIMSMAYSLNLWKLQHFMVLIKPSSPIRQEVVVFDFQPRNPESIEAAISVLSGNLIPGSDSQTMISNVICDSSFR, from the exons atggCCTCTCACTTCTTCACACCGTCACCAACACCAACCACCACCGGTGATGCCGTCTATGTAGCAACGGTGCCGCTTAAAGCGTCCCCTGGCCCACCACAGCTTATTATGTCTATGGCTTACTCACTTAACCTCTGGAAACTACAGCATTTTATGGTCCTCATCAAACCTTCTTCTCCTATTCGTCAAGAG GTAGTTGTGTTTGATTTTCAGCCACGTAATCCAGAGAGCATAGAAGCAGCAATCTCAGTTTTGTCAGGAAATTTGATTCCAGGTTCTGATTCCCAGACAATGATATCGAATGTAATCTGTGATTCATCATTcagatag
- the LOC104793927 gene encoding uncharacterized protein LOC104793927, giving the protein MASHFFTPSPTPTTTGDAVYVATVPLKASPGPPQLIMSMAYSLNLWKLQHFMVLIKPSSPIRQEVVVFDFQPRNPESIEAAISVLSGNLIPGVVLERRLKNVPRQRCWMVGSSKGNAMEMAIEFNNSWETDLRVGFHDCRHYTNELVQHLTGEIQILERLPRS; this is encoded by the exons atggCCTCTCACTTCTTCACACCGTCACCAACACCAACCACCACCGGTGATGCCGTCTATGTAGCAACGGTGCCGCTTAAAGCGTCCCCTGGCCCACCACAGCTTATTATGTCTATGGCTTACTCACTTAACCTCTGGAAACTACAGCATTTTATGGTCCTCATCAAACCTTCTTCTCCTATTCGTCAAGAG GTAGTTGTGTTTGATTTTCAGCCACGTAATCCAGAGAGCATAGAAGCAGCAATCTCAGTTTTGTCAGGAAATTTGATTCCAG GTGTAGTTCTTGAAAGAAGGCTGAAGAATGTTCCAAGGCAAAGATGTTGGATGGTTGGATCATCTAAAGGGAATGCTATGGAAATGGCGATTGAGTTTAATAACTCATGGGAGACTGATCTTAGAGTTGGCTTTCATGACTGCCGTCATTATACTAATG AACTTGTCCAACATCTTACCGGCGAAATACAAATCTTGGAGCGACTTCCACGAAGCTAA
- the LOC109132187 gene encoding uncharacterized protein LOC109132187: VTSLLLRQNSFALSKYHNKSLNKKQDLLKMLKLLRNLRKSPRVADESALPSTAVDGDHGGEDGSNNGVMMKFPLSIMSCFAVPRVSKTDGVWVSGDYGRVSSEVNHLMVCDGMRYALLM, from the coding sequence GTAacctctcttctccttcgtcaAAACTCATTTGCTCTCTCCAAGTACCACAACAAAAGTTTGAACAAGAAGCAAGACTTATTAAAGATGCTCAAGTTGTTGCGAAATCTTCGAAAAAGCCCGCGTGTGGCGGATGAAAGCGCGTTACCTTCCACGGCGGTTGACGGCGATCACGGGGGAGAAGACGGGAGTAATAACGGCGTGATGATGAAGTTCCCGTTGTCGATCATGTCATGTTTTGCGGTTCCACGTGTGAGCAAGACAGATGGTGTGTGGGTGTCGGGAGATTACGGTAGGGTCTCGTCGGAGGTTAACCATCTCATGGTTTGTGATGGCATGAGATACGCTCTCTTAATGTAA